A genomic region of Candidatus Acidulodesulfobacterium acidiphilum contains the following coding sequences:
- the hflX gene encoding GTPase HflX: MTQRALLIGINTDSDIEKSRDSLEELKMLSETAGAENVFSVLKNIKKIDPAYYLSKGMLEDIKDKTVSENADIVIIDASLSPAQERNLSEYFDLNVIDRTRLILDIFAVNARTAESRYQVELAMMNYILPRLKGAGIMLSRTGAGIGTRGPGETKLETDRRKIRLKITHIKEKLKLSEKTRTLHRSKRSRHGFLTAAIVGYTNSGKTTLMKSLTGKGEKGENKLFATLGTKTASIYDDAKKKKVLISDTVGFIQNLPLFLVDSFKATLEETVHADLLLHVIDPLQNSVIDKSGEVIKILDEIGVKDKTILTVINKTDLIGEEQADFLKNKFETVTGGSVIAVSAKTGKNIDLLKEKIFDLLNMEQYNGK; the protein is encoded by the coding sequence ATGACCCAGAGAGCTTTGCTTATCGGAATAAATACAGACTCGGATATCGAAAAAAGCAGAGATTCGTTGGAAGAACTTAAAATGCTTTCGGAAACCGCGGGCGCGGAAAATGTTTTCAGCGTTTTAAAAAACATAAAAAAAATAGACCCGGCTTATTATCTTTCAAAGGGTATGCTTGAAGATATAAAAGACAAAACGGTTTCGGAAAATGCAGATATAGTAATAATCGACGCCTCTTTAAGTCCTGCTCAGGAGCGCAATCTTTCGGAATATTTCGATTTAAACGTAATAGACAGGACGAGGCTTATTCTTGACATATTTGCCGTTAACGCAAGGACGGCGGAAAGCAGATATCAGGTAGAACTTGCCATGATGAATTATATACTGCCAAGGCTTAAAGGCGCAGGAATAATGCTTTCCAGGACCGGCGCCGGCATAGGAACGAGGGGACCGGGCGAAACTAAATTGGAAACGGACAGAAGAAAAATAAGGCTTAAAATTACGCATATAAAGGAAAAGCTGAAACTTTCCGAAAAAACAAGAACGCTTCACAGGTCTAAGAGAAGCCGTCATGGTTTTTTAACCGCGGCCATCGTAGGATATACCAATTCAGGCAAAACGACGCTTATGAAAAGCTTGACGGGCAAAGGAGAAAAAGGCGAGAATAAGCTTTTTGCGACGCTTGGGACAAAAACGGCTTCAATTTACGACGATGCAAAAAAGAAAAAAGTTTTAATATCGGATACCGTAGGTTTTATTCAAAATCTTCCGCTTTTTTTAGTCGATTCTTTTAAAGCTACGCTTGAGGAAACGGTCCATGCGGATTTATTGCTGCATGTAATAGACCCCTTACAAAATTCCGTAATAGACAAGTCGGGAGAGGTTATTAAAATATTAGACGAAATAGGAGTAAAAGATAAAACGATTCTTACGGTTATAAATAAAACAGACCTTATAGGCGAAGAACAGGCTGATTTTTTGAAAAATAAGTTTGAAACTGTTACCGGCGGCTCCGTTATAGCCGTTTCCGCTAAAACCGGAAAAAATATAGATTTATTAAAAGAAAAAATATTCGATTTATTAAATATGGAGCAATATAATGGTAAATAA
- a CDS encoding Hsp20/alpha crystallin family protein, which produces MYYFAPVSDMFETADYIAVYVELAGVGKEDINIEIDGGVLEVSGIKRRFGTNEECNFQRMERPFGLFKRRFSLPSSANYEGVKASFEEGLLEIIIPKKKRSGGFKISCIEIND; this is translated from the coding sequence ATGTACTATTTTGCACCGGTATCGGATATGTTTGAAACTGCCGATTATATAGCGGTATACGTAGAATTAGCCGGAGTCGGAAAAGAAGACATAAATATAGAAATAGATGGAGGAGTGCTTGAAGTCAGCGGTATTAAACGCCGTTTTGGAACTAATGAAGAATGTAATTTTCAAAGAATGGAGAGACCTTTCGGCTTATTCAAAAGAAGATTTAGTCTGCCTTCTTCCGCAAACTATGAAGGCGTAAAGGCTTCATTCGAGGAAGGTCTGCTTGAAATAATTATTCCCAAAAAAAAGAGAAGCGGAGGATTTAAAATTTCCTGCATTGAAATTAACGATTGA
- a CDS encoding DUF1844 domain-containing protein, with translation MEIYLPPNLKTARYLSHTIKILKTAILQKKLKTEKKNTRRNLIMPDKEAEKSFKVVDKRKISETEEIKETQNTEEAKPAEKADENTAGTAAGSEKKAADETAADMPDFEADFATFIYSLNTQALLFMGKIPNPISKKYEKDLGTAKYLIDTIDMLSKKTKGNLDENEAKLIENILYDLRMAYISEKK, from the coding sequence ATGGAGATATATTTACCGCCGAACTTAAAGACGGCGAGATATCTATCTCATACGATAAAAATCCTGAAGACGGCGATATTGCAAAAAAAGTTAAAAACGGAAAAGAAAAATACAAGGAGGAACCTGATTATGCCTGATAAGGAAGCCGAAAAATCTTTTAAAGTAGTAGATAAAAGGAAGATTTCGGAAACCGAAGAAATAAAAGAAACACAGAATACCGAAGAAGCGAAACCGGCGGAAAAAGCCGATGAAAATACGGCGGGAACCGCTGCCGGTTCCGAAAAAAAAGCCGCAGACGAAACTGCCGCCGATATGCCTGATTTTGAAGCAGATTTTGCAACGTTCATCTATTCGCTTAATACGCAGGCGCTTCTTTTTATGGGTAAGATACCGAATCCTATATCCAAGAAATACGAGAAAGACTTAGGAACGGCTAAATACTTGATAGATACTATAGACATGCTTTCTAAAAAGACCAAAGGAAATCTTGACGAAAATGAAGCCAAACTTATAGAAAATATTTTATACGATCTTAGAATGGCTTATATTTCGGAAAAAAAATAA
- a CDS encoding Do family serine endopeptidase has translation MKLKFKSDSKIIGAGVAVLIGIIAGVIITANLHLFKKSMAEGTAPVIYSTTNSTVPAQNGPSNFIALIKKDKPFVVNIRTTQKVKSGPFQMYESPFGTQPNPFGNFFKNFFNNAPQSTYTEESLGSGVIISKNGYIITNNHVIKGATKIYVKLSTGKTFRATVIGKDPQVDLALLKINDGNNLPAAVLGDSAKSQIGEWVLAIGNPFGLGWTVTNGIISAKGRAIGGPYEDFIQTNAAINPGNSGGPLINMKGQVIGINTAIIKGAQGIGFSIPVNVVKEVLPELETGKITRGWLGIEIQEITPSLKKAFNLQTTRGALVSSVVPGGPAAKAGLRSGDVIIKYNGIKVKEMSQLPWLVGNTKPGATVPIEVIRNGKKIALSITVGNWNSKSNIFNQKAQKISAKKLGITVIPLTPQNMQSYGIQNVHHGVIVSKVIPGGAGQRMGIMPGDVIESINHHIVNNISEYVGDIDRAEKSKQFLFYIRRGNMKLYLAYSIK, from the coding sequence ATGAAATTGAAATTTAAGTCAGATTCAAAAATTATAGGCGCAGGAGTAGCCGTTCTTATCGGTATAATAGCGGGGGTTATAATAACCGCCAATTTGCATCTTTTTAAAAAATCTATGGCGGAAGGAACCGCTCCTGTAATTTACTCTACTACGAACTCTACGGTACCCGCGCAGAATGGACCAAGCAATTTCATTGCATTAATAAAAAAAGATAAACCTTTCGTCGTAAATATAAGGACGACTCAAAAAGTTAAGAGCGGTCCTTTTCAGATGTATGAAAGTCCATTCGGCACACAGCCCAACCCTTTCGGTAATTTTTTTAAAAATTTTTTTAATAATGCTCCGCAGTCGACATATACAGAAGAAAGTTTAGGTTCTGGAGTAATTATAAGTAAAAACGGTTACATAATTACTAATAACCATGTCATAAAAGGAGCGACTAAAATATACGTAAAACTTTCTACAGGCAAAACGTTTAGAGCAACGGTTATAGGCAAAGACCCGCAGGTAGATCTTGCCCTGCTTAAAATAAACGACGGCAATAATCTTCCGGCGGCGGTACTAGGTGATTCCGCGAAATCTCAAATAGGCGAATGGGTTCTTGCAATAGGAAATCCATTTGGTTTAGGCTGGACGGTAACGAATGGAATTATAAGCGCAAAAGGCAGAGCTATAGGAGGACCTTACGAGGACTTTATTCAAACAAATGCCGCAATTAATCCGGGAAACAGCGGCGGCCCGCTGATAAACATGAAAGGTCAGGTAATAGGCATTAATACGGCAATTATAAAAGGAGCTCAGGGAATAGGCTTTTCTATACCGGTAAACGTGGTAAAAGAAGTTCTTCCGGAGCTTGAAACAGGCAAAATAACGAGAGGCTGGCTCGGAATAGAAATTCAGGAGATCACTCCGTCTCTTAAAAAAGCGTTTAATCTTCAAACTACTCGCGGAGCGCTTGTTTCCTCTGTAGTTCCAGGAGGACCGGCGGCAAAAGCAGGCTTAAGAAGCGGAGACGTCATAATAAAATACAACGGTATAAAAGTAAAAGAAATGTCTCAACTTCCGTGGTTAGTCGGCAATACTAAACCGGGAGCGACGGTTCCGATAGAAGTAATAAGGAACGGGAAAAAGATAGCTTTATCTATAACGGTGGGCAACTGGAACAGCAAAAGCAATATTTTTAACCAAAAAGCCCAGAAAATTTCGGCAAAAAAATTAGGAATAACGGTTATCCCTCTTACTCCTCAAAATATGCAGAGTTACGGGATACAAAACGTTCATCACGGAGTTATAGTTTCAAAAGTTATACCCGGCGGCGCAGGCCAAAGAATGGGTATAATGCCTGGGGACGTTATTGAGTCGATTAATCATCATATCGTTAATAATATTTCGGAGTATGTAGGCGATATAGACAGGGCGGAAAAATCAAAACAGTTCCTGTTTTATATAAGACGCGGCAATATGAAGCTTTATCTGGCATATTCTATAAAATAA
- a CDS encoding ATP-dependent Clp protease ATP-binding subunit yields MFNLDYYEDKLSESGYRVLTISIEESKRRKHFYLGPEHIFYALTLVDEDLLNEIFLELRIDKRKIMKLLNDYMMSSDQYVGEGMKIPLQTRNLFKSAYDYAQSAGRNLIESSDFLMVMFQEPSSAPNKVFKALGVDSVVLADKIFQKMRERRSRSDENRRKYDLPYTLRQHAVNLSKLAIMDKLPLVFGREEEITRLMEILCHIDRPNSAIIVGEPGVGKTAVVEGLARKIELEPYSVPARLRNKIIVNLQMNSLVAGTVFRGMFEDRMEKIINELKSRKNIILFVDEVHTIIGAGSAIAVPSDAANILKSSLARGEVQMIGATTLSEYKEFISEDEALARRFRLVNINEPNVEDTKRILYGLKRRFEDTYGVEIEDSALDESLKLSSRYSKSLRLPDKAIGWVDSGCVKAEIYNDDKIVKKENIYQVIAQETGMPIDLIKRDVLERFQDMEEFFSKRIVGQKDAVNSLAKHLRLNKGPLKGNFNRPDAVLLFLGPTGVGKTETAKAMAEYLFGSERNIIRIDMSEYKDGSIAVDKLIGMPRGIVGSSRGGTLTNQVKDNPYSVILLDEIEKASDLVFNLFLQVFDEGFLTDGRGKRVYFSDSVIIMTSNLGSHEFSKFTKPLGFIESNDIVKSIKGTINKEIENFFSPEFINRIDDIVIFSPLTKEEVKKIALMHIETINKTMSEHHKEIIVTDAALEKLVETGYSSKFGARFLKRTVDDLIKVPLTLKWKDGDIFTAELKDGEISISYDKNPEDGDIAKKVKNGKEKYKEEPDYA; encoded by the coding sequence ATGTTTAATTTAGATTATTACGAGGATAAGCTTTCAGAAAGCGGATATAGGGTTCTAACGATTTCTATAGAAGAATCGAAAAGAAGAAAACATTTTTATCTTGGACCGGAGCATATTTTTTATGCCCTGACTTTGGTTGACGAGGATCTTTTAAATGAAATTTTTTTGGAGTTAAGAATCGACAAAAGAAAGATAATGAAACTTTTGAACGATTATATGATGTCTTCCGACCAGTATGTCGGAGAAGGAATGAAAATTCCGCTTCAAACAAGAAATTTATTTAAAAGCGCTTACGATTACGCTCAGAGCGCGGGCAGAAACCTTATAGAATCTTCGGATTTTTTAATGGTAATGTTTCAGGAGCCGAGTTCCGCTCCAAACAAAGTTTTTAAAGCGCTCGGCGTGGATTCCGTGGTGCTTGCCGATAAGATTTTTCAAAAAATGAGGGAAAGGAGGAGCAGAAGCGACGAAAACAGAAGAAAATACGACCTGCCTTATACCCTAAGACAGCATGCCGTAAATTTAAGCAAGCTTGCAATTATGGATAAACTGCCTTTAGTATTCGGAAGGGAAGAAGAAATTACCAGACTGATGGAAATACTCTGCCATATAGACAGACCTAATTCCGCTATAATAGTCGGCGAACCCGGCGTTGGAAAGACGGCGGTAGTAGAAGGCCTTGCTAGAAAAATAGAACTCGAACCCTACAGCGTTCCGGCAAGGCTCAGAAATAAAATTATAGTAAATCTTCAGATGAATTCCTTAGTGGCAGGAACGGTTTTCAGGGGCATGTTCGAAGACAGGATGGAAAAGATAATAAACGAACTGAAGTCCAGAAAAAATATAATTTTATTCGTCGACGAAGTGCATACCATTATCGGTGCCGGTTCTGCGATAGCCGTTCCGAGCGATGCGGCAAATATATTAAAATCTTCCCTAGCAAGAGGCGAAGTGCAGATGATTGGAGCTACGACCCTTTCGGAATACAAGGAGTTTATTTCCGAAGACGAAGCCCTTGCCCGCCGATTCAGATTAGTAAACATAAACGAGCCTAATGTAGAGGATACGAAAAGAATACTCTACGGGCTTAAAAGAAGATTCGAAGATACTTACGGCGTTGAAATAGAAGATTCCGCTCTTGACGAGTCGCTTAAACTGTCGTCCCGCTATTCCAAGTCTTTAAGGCTTCCGGACAAAGCTATCGGATGGGTAGATTCAGGATGCGTAAAAGCCGAAATATACAACGACGATAAAATAGTTAAAAAGGAGAATATCTATCAGGTAATCGCGCAGGAAACCGGCATGCCTATAGATTTGATTAAAAGAGACGTTTTAGAAAGGTTTCAGGATATGGAGGAATTTTTCTCAAAAAGGATAGTCGGACAGAAAGACGCCGTTAATTCTTTAGCAAAGCATTTAAGGCTTAATAAAGGTCCTTTGAAAGGAAATTTTAACAGGCCGGATGCCGTGCTTCTTTTTTTAGGCCCCACGGGAGTCGGAAAAACGGAAACTGCAAAGGCAATGGCGGAGTACCTGTTCGGTTCCGAAAGAAATATAATCAGGATAGATATGTCGGAATATAAAGACGGCTCGATAGCGGTCGATAAATTAATAGGTATGCCGAGAGGCATAGTCGGTTCTTCGAGAGGCGGAACTTTAACCAATCAGGTAAAAGATAACCCCTATTCCGTAATTCTTTTGGATGAAATCGAAAAAGCCAGCGATCTCGTATTTAATCTTTTCCTTCAGGTTTTCGACGAAGGTTTTTTAACCGACGGAAGAGGCAAAAGAGTTTATTTTTCGGATTCCGTAATTATTATGACGTCGAATCTGGGTTCGCATGAATTTTCAAAATTTACGAAACCGCTCGGTTTTATAGAATCAAACGATATAGTAAAGTCTATTAAGGGAACGATAAATAAAGAAATCGAAAACTTTTTTTCTCCGGAATTTATCAACAGGATAGACGATATCGTTATTTTTTCGCCGCTTACTAAAGAAGAAGTTAAAAAAATCGCATTAATGCATATAGAAACTATAAATAAAACTATGTCGGAACACCACAAAGAAATTATAGTTACCGACGCCGCTTTGGAAAAATTAGTAGAGACCGGCTACAGTTCTAAATTCGGAGCGAGATTTTTAAAGCGTACCGTCGACGACCTCATCAAGGTACCGCTGACGCTTAAATGGAAAGATGGAGATATATTTACCGCCGAACTTAAAGACGGCGAGATATCTATCTCATACGATAAAAATCCTGAAGACGGCGATATTGCAAAAAAAGTTAAAAACGGAAAAGAAAAATACAAGGAGGAACCTGATTATGCCTGA
- the selB gene encoding selenocysteine-specific translation elongation factor, producing MNNNFILGTAGHIDHGKSSLIKVLTGIETDRLEEEKKRGISIVLGYADMRFPSGISAGIVDVPGHAKFIKTMVSGSTGMDGVLLVIAADDGIMAQTKEHMLILKLLGIRLVIPVITKTDAVSSEILAKRESEVKQFLKAYGYEKYSSNIFKVSTKSGKGIEELKENIEKIIQEYNSLPQYNKIYNPTKVFLPIDRIISSKGFGTILAGTLKYGTFKVNDEIQIMPQGITARVKSIESHNKPVDKAFKSMRISLNVPSVKKENVKFGYVISEKNSLIASDTVLTKVFYDFENKKDLKSHINLMFMTGTLSVAGKIIVFNHEKKIKPGEYSYALFKLNGEIASVTGEKFIIRDIGAGKTIGGGTIIDSSADYEYSEIFNESYEKIISDNANDAVYGFIEIFQPVNLESIYKKFNLNLSDFFDVIERLKKDGKIITDKKNRHAFTSDFYNKGKKILTGIIEKDKKIYGKTELFNVFTESINAENIYKEAYKTADIVFDILINDLLSEKYLSYDSTGNIIPKGFEAVKEAGADIPPEYADAAKKIEDLLISNGNSVPDYGEIERKLAMPRKTLNYILSLMLKSSKIVKVKHDMYYLREQIDFIKLKLDAFFDKNEKLEPKDIKEIAEVSRKYAIPLLEYFDGIGYTVKKGEYRIKK from the coding sequence ATGAATAATAATTTTATACTTGGAACCGCCGGTCATATAGACCACGGAAAATCTTCCCTTATTAAAGTTTTAACCGGCATAGAGACCGACAGATTAGAAGAAGAAAAAAAGCGGGGTATAAGTATCGTTTTGGGTTATGCCGATATGCGGTTCCCTTCCGGTATTTCCGCAGGCATAGTCGATGTTCCGGGTCACGCAAAATTTATAAAGACTATGGTTTCCGGTTCAACCGGCATGGACGGGGTTTTGCTTGTAATTGCGGCAGACGACGGAATAATGGCGCAGACTAAAGAACATATGCTTATTTTAAAACTTCTGGGAATAAGGCTTGTAATTCCGGTAATAACGAAAACAGATGCAGTTTCATCAGAAATCCTCGCAAAAAGAGAATCCGAAGTAAAGCAATTTTTAAAAGCATACGGTTATGAAAAATATTCGTCGAATATCTTTAAAGTATCGACAAAATCAGGCAAAGGAATCGAAGAATTAAAAGAAAATATAGAAAAAATTATTCAGGAATATAATTCCCTGCCGCAATATAATAAAATTTACAACCCCACCAAAGTTTTTCTGCCTATAGACAGAATTATTTCTTCAAAAGGTTTCGGGACTATATTGGCAGGAACGTTAAAGTACGGAACTTTTAAGGTAAACGACGAAATTCAGATAATGCCGCAGGGTATAACTGCAAGGGTAAAAAGTATAGAATCTCATAATAAGCCGGTAGATAAGGCTTTTAAATCCATGAGAATATCGCTTAACGTGCCTTCGGTTAAAAAAGAAAACGTAAAATTTGGATACGTTATATCCGAAAAAAATTCTTTAATTGCGTCAGATACCGTTTTAACCAAAGTGTTTTACGACTTTGAAAACAAAAAAGACCTTAAAAGCCATATTAACTTAATGTTTATGACGGGAACGTTGTCCGTTGCGGGTAAAATAATAGTTTTTAATCATGAAAAGAAGATTAAACCCGGAGAATATTCGTATGCTTTGTTTAAATTAAACGGAGAAATAGCTTCGGTAACCGGCGAAAAATTTATTATAAGGGATATAGGAGCCGGAAAAACTATCGGCGGCGGTACCATTATAGATTCTTCGGCTGATTACGAATACTCGGAAATTTTTAACGAATCATACGAAAAAATTATTTCCGATAATGCAAATGACGCTGTTTACGGTTTTATAGAAATATTCCAACCCGTTAATTTAGAAAGTATTTATAAAAAATTTAATTTAAATTTATCCGATTTTTTTGACGTTATAGAGCGGTTAAAAAAAGACGGAAAAATAATAACCGATAAGAAAAACAGACATGCATTTACTTCGGATTTTTATAATAAAGGAAAAAAAATATTAACCGGTATCATAGAAAAAGATAAAAAAATTTACGGCAAAACAGAGCTTTTTAATGTTTTTACCGAAAGCATAAACGCGGAAAATATTTATAAAGAGGCTTATAAAACGGCGGATATTGTTTTCGATATTTTGATAAACGACTTGTTAAGCGAAAAGTATTTATCTTACGACAGCACGGGAAATATAATTCCTAAAGGATTTGAAGCAGTTAAAGAAGCCGGTGCGGATATTCCTCCTGAATACGCAGACGCGGCAAAAAAAATAGAAGATTTATTGATTTCCAACGGAAACAGCGTTCCTGATTACGGCGAAATAGAAAGAAAATTAGCCATGCCCAGAAAAACATTAAATTATATATTGAGTTTAATGCTTAAATCGTCCAAAATCGTAAAAGTCAAACATGATATGTATTATTTAAGAGAACAGATAGACTTCATAAAATTAAAATTAGACGCTTTTTTCGATAAAAATGAAAAATTGGAGCCTAAGGATATAAAAGAAATTGCCGAAGTTTCCAGAAAATATGCGATACCCCTTCTGGAATATTTCGACGGTATCGGATACACGGTAAAAAAAGGAGAATACAGAATTAAAAAATAA
- the clpB gene encoding ATP-dependent chaperone ClpB, with protein sequence MNLNNFTIKSQELIELTINTAKESKNPEISDLHLLYALLNYDENSIALSIFKKIGIDLKSFTEQLETALSKLAVVEGGMEPAFSSSMKRILDAAEKNKNFMKDDFVSVEHFVLAMFDVKDTKSYELLTKFGLTKDNVLKVLTDIRGNTKVTDQNPEDKYQALEKYTVNLTQLAKSGKIDPVIGRDGEIRRIMEVLSRRTKNNPVLIGDPGVGKTAIVEGLAKRIADGDVPEILKEKAVLSLDLGSLIAGAKYRGEFEDRLKAVVKEIKSSEGRIIIFIDELHNLVGAGKSEGAMDASNLLKPALARGELRAIGATTLDEYRKYIEKDAALERRFQPIFVDEPSVEDTISILRGLKERYEAYHGIRIKDSALIAAATLSHRYITDRFLPDKAIDLIDEASAKLRIEIDSLPAALDEVQRNIIRIKIEQEALKKEKDEQSKKRLKELDEELANLEEDFNQKKAKWHNEKEYIQKIGEIKKEIDSQRIEEQRYEREGKYDKVAEIRYGKLNELEKKLEDLNKSLIAMQKNGSFLKEEVDSEDIARVVAKWTGIPVSKLMEGEKEKLLQIEEHLHDRVISQDEAINSVANTIRRSRAGLSDANKPIGSFMFLGPTGVGKTELAKALAEFLFDDENNIVRIDMSEYMEKHAVSRLIGAPPGYVGYEEGGQLTEAVRRRPYSVVLFDEVEKAHQDVFNVMLQLLDDGRLTDGQGRTVDFKNTIVIMTSNIGSDIIQSYSGKQYEEMKNSVNGILKNYFRPEFLNRLDDIIIFHALSENDIMKIVEIQLKKLINVLKERGIDAEYTDSLLKFIAMEGYDPIYGARPLKRAVKSFIQDKIAVDLLSGAIVSGDSIVIDYKEESGVIVEKVTVVTPEPA encoded by the coding sequence ATGAATCTTAATAATTTTACCATAAAATCTCAGGAATTAATAGAACTTACGATAAATACGGCTAAAGAGTCTAAAAATCCGGAAATATCGGATTTGCATTTATTATATGCCCTGCTTAATTACGACGAAAACAGTATAGCATTATCTATTTTTAAAAAAATAGGCATAGACCTAAAATCTTTTACCGAACAATTAGAAACGGCGCTGTCTAAACTTGCCGTTGTAGAAGGAGGAATGGAGCCGGCTTTTTCTTCGTCGATGAAGCGTATTTTAGACGCCGCGGAAAAGAATAAAAATTTCATGAAAGACGATTTTGTGTCCGTCGAACATTTCGTTCTTGCAATGTTTGACGTCAAAGATACAAAATCATACGAGTTATTAACTAAATTTGGATTAACTAAAGACAACGTCCTTAAAGTTCTTACCGATATCAGAGGCAATACGAAAGTTACCGACCAAAATCCCGAAGATAAATATCAGGCTTTGGAAAAATATACCGTAAACTTAACACAGCTTGCAAAATCCGGAAAAATAGATCCGGTTATAGGCAGAGACGGCGAAATAAGAAGAATTATGGAAGTACTGTCCAGAAGGACTAAAAATAATCCCGTACTGATAGGAGATCCGGGCGTCGGCAAGACGGCGATAGTCGAAGGACTTGCTAAAAGAATCGCCGACGGCGACGTTCCGGAAATCCTTAAAGAAAAAGCAGTTCTTTCGTTAGACCTTGGCTCTTTAATTGCGGGGGCTAAATACAGGGGCGAATTTGAAGACAGGCTTAAAGCGGTCGTAAAAGAGATAAAGTCTTCCGAAGGCAGGATAATAATATTTATAGACGAACTGCACAATCTCGTAGGCGCGGGAAAATCCGAAGGAGCGATGGATGCATCCAATCTTCTGAAACCGGCTCTTGCAAGAGGGGAGTTAAGGGCTATAGGAGCGACTACGCTTGACGAATACAGAAAATACATAGAAAAAGACGCCGCTCTGGAAAGAAGATTTCAGCCTATTTTCGTAGACGAACCGTCCGTAGAAGATACTATTTCTATACTCAGGGGACTGAAAGAAAGATACGAAGCATATCACGGCATAAGAATAAAAGATTCAGCCTTAATTGCGGCGGCTACGCTGTCGCACAGATATATTACCGACAGATTTTTGCCGGATAAGGCTATAGACCTTATAGATGAAGCTTCGGCAAAATTAAGAATAGAAATCGATTCTCTTCCCGCCGCTCTCGACGAAGTCCAAAGAAATATAATCAGAATTAAAATAGAGCAGGAAGCGCTAAAAAAAGAAAAAGACGAACAATCTAAAAAAAGATTAAAAGAGCTTGACGAAGAGCTTGCAAATCTGGAAGAAGATTTCAATCAGAAGAAAGCAAAGTGGCATAACGAAAAAGAATATATCCAAAAAATAGGCGAAATTAAAAAAGAAATAGATTCTCAGAGAATTGAGGAACAGAGATACGAAAGAGAAGGCAAATACGATAAAGTGGCGGAAATAAGATACGGCAAATTAAACGAACTTGAAAAGAAACTTGAAGACTTAAATAAATCTCTCATTGCAATGCAGAAAAACGGAAGCTTTTTAAAAGAAGAAGTAGATTCCGAAGACATTGCAAGAGTAGTTGCTAAATGGACCGGAATACCCGTTTCTAAACTTATGGAAGGAGAAAAAGAGAAACTTCTTCAAATAGAAGAGCACCTTCACGACAGGGTGATATCGCAAGATGAAGCAATCAACAGCGTGGCTAATACCATCAGGCGTTCCCGCGCCGGTTTATCTGACGCAAATAAACCGATAGGTTCATTTATGTTTCTAGGACCGACCGGCGTCGGAAAGACGGAACTGGCAAAAGCCCTCGCCGAGTTTTTATTCGACGACGAAAACAATATAGTAAGAATAGATATGTCGGAGTATATGGAAAAGCATGCGGTATCGAGACTTATAGGCGCTCCTCCGGGCTACGTCGGGTACGAAGAGGGCGGACAGCTTACGGAAGCGGTAAGAAGGCGTCCTTACAGCGTAGTTTTATTCGACGAAGTAGAGAAAGCTCATCAGGACGTGTTTAACGTAATGCTTCAGCTTCTCGACGACGGAAGGCTTACCGACGGACAGGGAAGAACGGTCGATTTTAAAAATACGATTGTCATTATGACATCCAACATAGGTTCCGATATTATACAAAGTTACAGCGGCAAGCAGTATGAAGAAATGAAAAACAGCGTGAACGGGATTTTAAAAAATTATTTCAGGCCCGAGTTTTTAAACAGATTAGACGATATAATAATATTCCACGCTTTAAGCGAAAACGATATAATGAAAATCGTCGAAATACAGCTCAAAAAACTTATTAACGTACTTAAGGAAAGAGGCATAGACGCCGAATATACGGATTCTTTGCTTAAGTTTATAGCAATGGAAGGTTACGATCCGATTTATGGAGCAAGACCCTTAAAGAGAGCGGTTAAGTCTTTCATACAGGATAAAATTGCCGTCGATTTATTGTCCGGCGCAATCGTTTCCGGCGATTCGATAGTTATAGACTATAAGGAAGAATCGGGGGTAATCGTCGAAAAGGTTACTGTAGTTACCCCCGAACCTGCCTAA